A single Methanocaldococcus bathoardescens DNA region contains:
- the mtxX gene encoding methanogenesis marker protein Mmp4/MtxX — translation MYAIGIGENKKEVLKAYEKLKEEGIEVELIDNPKLLVDKLINGEIEGAVRGSLSSSKVIPYLRERIGKFYRASVLKNPFTNEIFLLSPVGIDDISEGKNERIKDKIKIIEFASKFLKNHNIEPKVAILSGGRLGDLGRNKVVDETIYEAEKIVEHFKGSMDIIHNGILIEEYLKDRYNIIIAIDGITGNIIFRCLGLVCKIPGYGAVILSDKDINFIDTSRNANWERYYNAVKFLAGGDFG, via the coding sequence ATGTATGCGATAGGTATAGGAGAAAATAAAAAAGAAGTTTTGAAAGCTTATGAAAAATTAAAAGAAGAAGGAATAGAAGTTGAATTAATTGACAATCCAAAACTTTTAGTAGATAAATTAATAAATGGAGAAATAGAGGGGGCTGTTAGAGGCTCTTTGTCATCTTCAAAAGTAATTCCTTATTTAAGAGAAAGAATAGGGAAATTTTATAGAGCATCCGTTTTAAAGAATCCATTTACCAATGAAATTTTTTTACTATCCCCAGTAGGGATTGATGATATATCAGAAGGCAAAAATGAGAGAATAAAGGATAAAATAAAGATTATAGAATTTGCTTCTAAGTTTTTAAAAAATCATAATATTGAACCAAAAGTTGCTATTTTATCTGGAGGAAGATTGGGAGATTTGGGAAGAAATAAAGTAGTGGATGAAACAATATATGAAGCTGAGAAGATAGTAGAGCATTTTAAAGGAAGTATGGATATCATACATAATGGTATATTAATAGAGGAATATTTAAAAGATAGATACAATATTATTATAGCTATAGATGGAATTACAGGAAATATAATTTTTAGATGTTTGGGTTTAGTTTGTAAAATTCCAGGTTATGGAGCTGTGATTTTATCAGACAAAGACATCAATTTTATAGATACAAGTAGAAACGCTAATTGGGAGAGATATTACAATGCTGTTAAATTTTTAGCAGGTGGGGATTTTGGATAA
- the uppS gene encoding polyprenyl diphosphate synthase yields MDNIKNKLKSIGKRAIIDFYRFLDNSGVLKIYEKILEESIDKNNLPKHIAIIMDGNRRAAEIYGRDRYYGHYLGAEKVRDVLRWARDLGIKVVTLYAFSTENFKRPKEEVDKLMELFEKKFYEIADDEEIHEYEVRVRAIGRINLLPKNVQKAIKYAEDKTKNYNKFFVNVAIAYGGQQEIIDAVKKIAEKVKRGEVEPEDIDKELIDKHLYTADLPFPNPDLIIRTSGEERISNFLIWQSSYSELYFCDIYWPLFRKVDFLRAIREYQRRHRRFGK; encoded by the coding sequence TTGGATAATATAAAAAACAAATTAAAGAGTATTGGAAAAAGAGCAATAATTGATTTTTATAGATTTTTAGATAATTCTGGAGTTTTAAAAATTTACGAGAAAATTTTAGAAGAATCTATTGACAAAAATAATCTACCAAAACATATAGCTATAATTATGGACGGAAATAGAAGAGCAGCTGAAATTTACGGAAGAGATAGATATTATGGGCATTACTTGGGGGCTGAAAAGGTTAGAGATGTTTTAAGATGGGCGAGAGATTTAGGAATAAAGGTTGTTACTTTATATGCATTTTCAACAGAAAATTTTAAACGACCAAAAGAAGAAGTTGATAAACTTATGGAACTTTTTGAAAAAAAGTTTTATGAGATTGCAGATGACGAAGAAATTCACGAATATGAAGTTAGAGTTAGAGCTATTGGAAGAATAAATTTATTACCAAAAAATGTCCAAAAAGCTATAAAATACGCTGAAGATAAAACAAAAAACTACAATAAATTTTTTGTTAATGTAGCTATTGCCTATGGAGGACAGCAAGAGATAATAGATGCTGTAAAAAAGATAGCTGAAAAGGTTAAGAGAGGGGAGGTAGAGCCAGAAGATATTGATAAAGAGCTGATAGATAAGCATTTATACACAGCAGATTTGCCATTTCCAAACCCTGATTTAATTATTAGGACTTCAGGGGAAGAGAGGATTAGTAATTTTTTAATTTGGCAGAGTTCTTATTCAGAGCTGTATTTTTGTGATATATATTGGCCATTATTTAGGAAAGTGGATTTTTTGAGGGCTATTAGAGAATACCAGAGGAGACATAGGAGGTTTGGAAAATGA
- a CDS encoding protease complex subunit PrcB family protein, translating into MKKDIIILFLFTAILCFIITLCGCVSFEKNISEKNKTEYSNIKNNLYTNLNTSKNQSVQNTNNNTNNKTNLPKTLNYEIIAYGAFGEKNSGYYYYYKDNKTVIVINLGEMPTAGYKIEIINITETVNGIIVYYKVIPPKEFAAMVITYPYIKLSVNGTYKVECKEVK; encoded by the coding sequence ATGAAAAAGGATATAATTATATTATTTCTATTTACTGCTATTCTTTGTTTTATTATAACTTTATGTGGCTGTGTCTCTTTTGAAAAAAATATCTCTGAAAAAAATAAAACAGAATATTCTAATATAAAAAATAACTTATATACCAACTTAAATACTTCTAAAAACCAAAGCGTTCAAAACACTAACAATAATACAAATAATAAAACCAATCTTCCAAAAACATTAAATTATGAAATAATAGCTTATGGAGCTTTTGGAGAGAAAAATAGTGGATACTATTACTATTATAAAGATAACAAAACTGTAATAGTTATAAATTTGGGTGAGATGCCAACTGCTGGATATAAAATAGAGATAATAAATATAACAGAAACTGTTAATGGAATTATTGTTTATTATAAAGTTATTCCACCAAAGGAATTTGCGGCAATGGTTATAACCTATCCATATATAAAACTATCTGTAAATGGAACATACAAAGTAGAATGTAAAGAGGTAAAGTAG
- a CDS encoding MBL fold metallo-hydrolase yields MRVEIIFLGCGGGRWATITQKKATGGFRIHTNELRMHVDPGPGAIVRLNELKISPWRTNALFISHCHPDHYTDGEVIVEAITQGMTKKRGIFLGNLSVVEGFGEYEYVISKYHQSKLEKVQVLYPGDEVELYDTTIKATHTKHGDPFGIGFRLKTIYGDIGYTSDTELIPELIEDFDGVRILIANIVRKKNERIKGHLCSNDAIDLINSMSKKPELLIMNHMGVKMTNPQIEAEYISQNTGIEVIPAKLGLKVELLNGNYKYQLIK; encoded by the coding sequence TTGAGGGTGGAAATTATTTTTTTGGGATGTGGTGGTGGAAGATGGGCTACAATAACACAAAAAAAGGCAACAGGAGGGTTTAGAATACACACTAACGAGCTTAGAATGCATGTAGACCCTGGACCGGGAGCGATAGTAAGATTAAACGAGCTAAAAATATCCCCTTGGCGAACTAATGCTCTCTTTATATCTCACTGCCATCCAGACCACTACACTGATGGGGAAGTTATTGTTGAAGCTATAACTCAGGGAATGACTAAAAAAAGAGGGATTTTTTTAGGAAATCTCTCAGTTGTTGAAGGCTTTGGAGAGTATGAGTATGTTATATCTAAATATCATCAGTCAAAGCTTGAAAAAGTTCAGGTTTTGTATCCTGGGGATGAAGTAGAGCTGTATGATACAACAATAAAGGCAACACATACAAAACATGGAGACCCGTTTGGTATTGGTTTTAGGTTGAAAACAATTTATGGGGATATTGGCTATACATCAGACACTGAACTAATACCAGAATTAATTGAGGACTTTGACGGGGTTAGGATTTTAATAGCAAATATTGTTAGAAAGAAAAATGAGAGAATTAAAGGGCATTTATGTTCAAATGATGCTATTGATTTAATAAACTCAATGAGTAAAAAGCCAGAATTGTTGATAATGAACCACATGGGAGTTAAGATGACAAATCCTCAAATAGAAGCAGAATATATTTCCCAAAATACTGGTATAGAAGTTATTCCAGCAAAATTGGGATTAAAAGTTGAGCTTTTAAATGGGAACTATAAGTATCAGCTAATTAAATAA
- a CDS encoding methanogenesis marker 12 protein, producing MITVGIDHGTSGITTCIKDDDKKTIFKLKRTELKEKSYLEELKKHISLENIDLIALTYSMGDGINKILPIEKVKNRGVLSIEGAGEKVGGGTKVYDEIKESGLPAIVIPGLHRGIECLDERFRALYSHIASPEKVSIAYYAHKLFGFNDFVLSDISSNTVTLLIKDGRISGGFDACIGAIGMLHGPIDLEMIRDIDTGKITANEAFSKAGAVKIAKLYKGVENTKEEIINNYFNDENCRLAVDSLILSVSMEINSLIPLLDKNKRKVVLAGSIGTLRNPIDIPKRIKEFVDAKIFALYGESGAIGGALIAEDILKGKRNILGIEVEFK from the coding sequence ATGATAACCGTTGGAATAGACCATGGAACATCGGGAATAACCACATGCATAAAAGATGATGATAAAAAGACAATATTTAAACTAAAAAGAACTGAGCTTAAAGAAAAATCTTACTTAGAAGAGTTGAAAAAACATATTTCATTAGAAAATATTGATTTGATAGCTTTAACCTATTCCATGGGTGATGGAATAAATAAAATTTTACCAATAGAGAAAGTTAAAAATAGAGGGGTTTTAAGTATTGAAGGGGCTGGAGAGAAAGTTGGAGGAGGAACAAAGGTTTATGATGAGATTAAAGAATCTGGATTGCCAGCTATTGTTATTCCAGGATTGCATAGAGGAATTGAGTGTTTAGATGAGAGATTTAGAGCCTTATATTCTCACATTGCATCCCCTGAAAAGGTATCAATTGCCTATTATGCCCACAAACTATTTGGATTTAATGACTTTGTATTATCAGATATCTCTTCAAATACTGTAACTTTATTAATAAAAGATGGAAGGATTTCTGGAGGATTTGATGCGTGTATTGGGGCTATTGGAATGTTACACGGCCCAATAGATTTAGAGATGATTAGAGATATAGATACTGGGAAAATTACAGCAAATGAAGCATTTTCTAAAGCTGGAGCTGTTAAAATAGCCAAGCTCTATAAAGGTGTTGAGAACACTAAGGAGGAGATAATTAATAACTATTTTAATGATGAAAATTGTAGATTGGCAGTTGATAGCTTAATTTTAAGTGTTTCTATGGAAATTAACAGCCTAATTCCTTTATTAGATAAAAATAAAAGAAAAGTTGTTTTAGCTGGCTCTATAGGAACTTTAAGAAATCCAATAGACATCCCAAAAAGAATTAAAGAGTTTGTTGATGCAAAGATATTTGCTTTATATGGAGAAAGTGGGGCAATTGGAGGAGCTCTAATAGCTGAAGATATCTTAAAAGGAAAAAGAAATATTTTAGGTATAGAGGTTGAGTTTAAGTGA